A stretch of the Notamacropus eugenii isolate mMacEug1 chromosome 2, mMacEug1.pri_v2, whole genome shotgun sequence genome encodes the following:
- the LOC140525807 gene encoding ubiquitin D-like isoform X2: protein MEDGGNKQQSDSRPSNTNSQMKKIQVVVSRYGYSFALRRLEDDKQHWPRSQETSDGVNVYFQGQESMKITAQQEDRIWKITEEIIAKTKVSLEKKMLCLLYRVLNPETKVSDNCLDPSSIHLKKKFVYPSDEEVLVVFYEVDIGETHILPVRPSTSVSQFIELIKSKAIVPPKGRVMYFNDKALQHGKVMSDYLRPECNVLYSYNGWIGGYPEI from the exons ATGGAGGATGGAGGAAATAAGCAGCAATCTGACTCCCGGCCATCTAACACAAATTCTCAAATGAAGAAGATTCAGGTTGTTGTTTCTAGGTATGGGTACTCGTTTGCACTGAGACGCCTGGAGGATGATAAGCAGCACTGGCCAAGGAGTCAAGAGACCTCAGATGGG GTGAATGTGTATTTCCAAGGACAAGAGTCAATGAAAATCACTGCCCAGCAGGAAGACAGGATATGGAAGATTACTGAGGAGATTATCGCTAAAACCAAAgtttctttagaaaaaaagatgCTATGTTTGCTCTATAGGGTCCTAAACCCTGAAACAAAGGTGTCTGACAACTGTTTGGACCCCAGTTCTATTCACCTCAAGAAGAAGTTTGTGTATCCAAGTGATGAGGAGGTCCTGGTGGTTTTCTATGAGGTAGATATAGGAGAGACACACATTCTTCCTGTCAGACCTTCCACCTCAGTTTCTCAGTTTATAGAGCTTATTAAATCCAAAGCAATCGTGCCTCCCAAGGGTAGGGTAATGTACTTCAATGATAAGGCCCTACAGCATGGGAAAGTCATGTCTGATTACTTGAGACCAGAGTGCAACGTTTTGTATTCATACAATGGTTGGATAGGAGGCTACCCGGAGATATGA